The following coding sequences lie in one Pseudomonas svalbardensis genomic window:
- a CDS encoding NAD(P)/FAD-dependent oxidoreductase — MPTVEMEHRQVVVIGAGPSGAIAAALLKRKGHDVLMIERQHFPRFSIGESLLSHCLDFVEEAGMLEAVNAAGFQLKNGAAFAWGEQYSAFDFGETFSNGKPTTFQVLRADFDKLLADQAALQGVDVRYGEAIVSVDFTLPKPQLDVLREDGSQYRVEADFVLDASGYGRVLPRLLDLEAPSDFPVRQAVFTHVEDHIDNPAFEREKILITTHPIHRDIWFWTIPFSNGRCSVGVVAAAEHFEGRMENLDECLRGFIAETPSLAGVLNNAVWDTPARTIGGYSANVKTLHGPGFALLGNAAEFLDPVFSSGVTIAMRSASMAAGVLHRQLQGEHVDWQTEFAIPLKRGVDTFRCYVEGWYAGTFQDVIYHEGGSPDIRRMISSILAGYAWDERNPFVAEPKRRLRMLSELCARDAT, encoded by the coding sequence GTGCCAACAGTTGAAATGGAACATCGCCAGGTCGTGGTTATCGGTGCAGGTCCATCGGGCGCCATCGCCGCCGCGTTGCTCAAGCGCAAGGGTCATGACGTATTGATGATCGAACGCCAGCACTTCCCAAGGTTTTCCATCGGTGAAAGCCTGCTGTCCCATTGCCTGGATTTCGTCGAAGAAGCCGGCATGCTCGAGGCGGTGAACGCCGCCGGATTCCAGTTGAAAAACGGTGCGGCATTCGCTTGGGGCGAGCAATACAGCGCTTTTGATTTCGGCGAGACTTTCAGCAACGGCAAGCCGACCACCTTCCAGGTCCTGCGTGCCGATTTCGACAAGCTGCTGGCCGATCAGGCCGCACTGCAAGGCGTCGACGTTCGTTACGGCGAAGCCATCGTCAGCGTCGATTTCACCCTGCCGAAACCGCAGCTCGACGTGCTTCGCGAAGACGGCAGTCAGTACCGCGTCGAAGCCGATTTCGTGCTGGATGCCAGCGGCTACGGGCGTGTGCTGCCGCGCTTGCTCGACCTTGAAGCACCGTCGGATTTCCCGGTGCGCCAGGCCGTGTTCACCCACGTCGAAGACCACATCGACAATCCGGCCTTCGAGCGGGAAAAAATCCTCATTACCACCCATCCGATCCACCGCGATATCTGGTTCTGGACCATCCCGTTCAGCAATGGCCGTTGTTCGGTGGGCGTGGTCGCGGCAGCCGAACACTTCGAAGGCCGCATGGAAAATCTGGACGAGTGCCTGCGAGGATTTATCGCTGAAACCCCAAGCCTGGCCGGTGTGCTGAACAACGCCGTGTGGGATACGCCTGCTCGAACCATCGGCGGCTACTCAGCCAACGTCAAAACCCTCCACGGGCCAGGCTTTGCCCTGCTTGGCAACGCAGCGGAATTCCTCGACCCGGTGTTCTCCTCCGGCGTGACCATCGCCATGCGCTCGGCGAGCATGGCCGCCGGGGTTCTGCATCGCCAATTGCAAGGCGAACATGTCGATTGGCAGACTGAATTCGCCATCCCGCTCAAGCGCGGCGTCGACACGTTCCGTTGCTACGTCGAAGGCTGGTACGCCGGGACGTTCCAGGATGTGATTTACCATGAGGGCGGCTCGCCCGATATTCGCCGCATGATCAGCTCGATTCTGGCCGGTTATGCCTGGGACGAGCGCAATCCGTTCGTCGCCGAACCCAAGCGCCGGCTGCGGATGCTCTCGGAGCTCTGTGCAAGGGACGCCACATGA
- a CDS encoding class I SAM-dependent methyltransferase, which yields MSYLSDTYVEETRFGFWFLRSHTWQHHVLRVAITDLRSLFGETPPSNPVLLDAGCGQGKSFQYLRQTFAPQRLIGLDADPHSLKLAGEEAVRQGMAVEMIGSDCASINVPDASVDLLFCHQTFHHLVQQEQALAEFYRVLKPGGYLLFAESTEAYIDTWVIRWLFRHPMHVQKSAAGYLDMIRQQGFELGPQNVSYPYLWWSRAKDFGLFERLGLRQPKPFGQREETLVNVVARKPLEGAV from the coding sequence ATGAGCTACTTGAGCGACACCTACGTCGAAGAAACCCGTTTCGGTTTCTGGTTCCTGCGCAGCCACACCTGGCAGCACCATGTACTGCGAGTGGCAATCACCGATTTGCGCAGCCTGTTCGGCGAAACACCGCCGAGCAACCCGGTGCTGCTGGATGCCGGTTGCGGTCAGGGCAAGTCGTTTCAGTACTTGCGCCAGACCTTTGCCCCCCAGCGCCTGATCGGTCTGGACGCCGACCCTCACAGTCTGAAGCTGGCCGGCGAAGAAGCCGTCCGTCAGGGCATGGCGGTGGAGATGATCGGCAGCGACTGCGCGAGCATCAACGTCCCGGACGCCAGCGTCGATCTGCTGTTCTGTCACCAGACCTTCCATCATCTGGTGCAGCAGGAACAGGCACTGGCCGAGTTCTACCGCGTGCTCAAGCCCGGTGGCTATCTGCTGTTCGCCGAATCCACCGAGGCTTACATTGATACCTGGGTGATCCGCTGGTTATTCCGCCATCCGATGCACGTGCAGAAGAGCGCCGCCGGGTATCTGGACATGATTCGCCAGCAGGGTTTCGAACTCGGCCCGCAAAACGTGTCTTATCCGTACTTGTGGTGGAGCCGCGCCAAGGATTTCGGCCTGTTTGAACGCTTGGGTCTGCGCCAGCCAAAGCCCTTTGGCCAACGGGAAGAAACCCTGGTCAATGTGGTCGCGCGCAAACCCCTTGAAGGTGCCGTGTGA
- a CDS encoding sodium:proton antiporter has protein sequence MMIAVFWVMALALFAVATRVGRHFGVIPIVSQLLLATFGLPLLMYFWIEPQWQLSGAALVAPAWLKNIYSLSFALLLGHILSDVIDLRLDRQSLKIALPSFCIPFSCGLATAVWLLPPQPWISSLAVGLLFAITAIPVLYLYLRHIKYPPAATRRLVQTAILIDLTCWTLFAIAQGSLHLSSLLLPLAGACLPLLLRLLRLRQPLLHSGCFFALLVVAEHFKLNALIFGIGYLLWMAALKVPLVLPLPVIWMSHLQTYIAIPLILTFGIVQINVHAAMASLSWVQLAALLLFPIASKLLGNWLGLGWAGASFEGASRWRESVLLNIRGLSEIVFLNLLLQQQLISPALYFALMVMGLIATLLPALAGMHRPPLNIAVPARSPRANS, from the coding sequence ATGATGATCGCTGTGTTCTGGGTCATGGCCCTGGCGCTGTTCGCCGTGGCCACCCGTGTCGGTCGTCACTTCGGCGTGATCCCGATCGTCAGCCAGTTGCTGCTGGCCACCTTCGGCCTGCCGCTGCTGATGTACTTCTGGATCGAACCCCAGTGGCAATTGAGCGGCGCCGCGCTGGTCGCGCCGGCCTGGCTGAAAAACATCTACAGCCTGAGTTTTGCGTTGTTGCTGGGGCACATTCTCAGTGACGTGATTGACCTGCGACTCGACCGTCAAAGCCTGAAAATCGCCCTGCCGAGTTTCTGCATTCCGTTTTCCTGCGGTCTCGCGACAGCGGTGTGGCTGTTACCGCCGCAACCCTGGATCAGTTCCCTTGCGGTCGGCCTGCTGTTCGCCATCACTGCGATTCCGGTGTTGTATCTGTACCTGCGACACATCAAATACCCGCCTGCCGCTACCCGGCGACTGGTGCAGACCGCGATCCTCATCGACCTCACTTGCTGGACCCTGTTCGCCATCGCCCAGGGCAGCCTGCACCTGAGCAGTCTCTTGCTGCCGCTGGCCGGCGCCTGCCTGCCGTTGCTGCTGCGCCTGCTCCGATTGCGCCAGCCGTTGCTGCACAGCGGTTGCTTCTTCGCACTGCTGGTCGTAGCGGAACACTTCAAGCTCAATGCGCTGATTTTCGGCATCGGTTACCTGCTGTGGATGGCCGCGCTCAAAGTGCCGCTGGTGCTGCCGTTGCCGGTGATCTGGATGAGTCACTTGCAGACGTATATCGCGATCCCGCTGATCCTCACGTTCGGCATCGTGCAAATCAACGTCCACGCGGCCATGGCCAGCCTCAGCTGGGTGCAACTGGCGGCACTGCTGCTGTTTCCGATTGCCAGTAAACTGCTGGGCAACTGGCTGGGCCTCGGCTGGGCCGGCGCGTCGTTTGAAGGCGCCAGCCGCTGGCGGGAAAGTGTCTTGCTGAATATTCGTGGCTTGAGCGAGATCGTCTTTCTCAACCTGCTGCTGCAACAACAACTCATCAGCCCGGCGCTGTACTTCGCGCTGATGGTGATGGGCCTGATCGCGACACTGCTGCCGGCACTCGCCGGCATGCACCGCCCCCCTCTGAACATCGCCGTCCCGGCAAGGAGCCCCCGTGCCAACAGTTGA